A genomic segment from Ptychodera flava strain L36383 chromosome 19, AS_Pfla_20210202, whole genome shotgun sequence encodes:
- the LOC139118588 gene encoding kelch-like protein 24a, with product MATACATDEKRPSTGETIDYNECNHPIYILKGLNELKALQLFTDVTLVVGNREYPCHKAVLASCSPYFRAMFTSDMKERNADRVQIKDVQVDVMDVIMRFIYTGKVSISPQNVQAIFEGASLLQVLSVQDICTRYFERLLSPNNCLGILDYADTHGCKELQRKARKMILNNFAEVCKSEEFLILPKDRLIEILASDLSIDNEEIVCEAITTWVNHDRAQREISLADLIAHVRLPYLLPAYLGKASNDALLKQVHLGAAKDKMLERTRTYYAKSREKAVTSLSAVRPRNYTQVLLTVGGQDVDLQPANCIWCFDPVKEKWSYLYELPDELFDWDLAVTSLGTDVFIAGKRPLISSLTSAFPAWIYKGVNQRWMKVLLPQGLEMAEFAVTSDGVGIIYVLGGYDSNMQNLATVRRYVAATNTWDEIAPMLMAVSNLSATICEGKIYAIGGYNGVEDTSVIQCYDPTLDKWSYVRQLPMTVRDAVALTINDSVYLLAGVAKSLVYHYNPKLNKWKELEGMTKDVFMYGATVCNGDIYAVGGYSGDYFDIEVNKTIQMYDAEDDRWTATESMPHGLHSLRCTTMYRFAALGS from the coding sequence ATGGCAACTGCATGCGCAACTGATGAAAAGCGTCCCTCAACAGGAGAGACTATTGACTATAATGAGTGTAATCATCCCATCTACATTCTAAAGGGCCTTAACGAACTGAAAGCCCTTCAGCTCTTTACTGACGTGACACTGGTGGTTGGGAATCGCGAGTATCCGTGCCACAAGGCAGTACTGGCATCTTGTAGCCCGTACTTCAGAGCCATGTTCACCAGTGACATGAAGGAGAGAAACGCTGACAGAGTCCAGATTAAAGACGTTCAGGTCGATGTGATGGATGTCATCATGCGGTTTATTTACACAGGCAAAGTGTCCATCTCCCCACAGAACGTTCAAGCCATCTTTGAGGGCGCTAGTCTCCTCCAGGTGCTCTCTGTCCAGGACATTTGCACCCGGTACTTTGAACGCCTGCTGTCTCCCAATAACTGCTTAGGAATTCTTGACTATGCTGACACGCACGGCTGCAAGGAATTACAACGGAAAGCCAGGAAGATGATTCTGAATAATTTTGCCGAGGTCTGCAAAAGTGAGGAGTTTTTAATCTTGCCAAAAGATCGCCTGATAGAGATCCTGGCCAGTGATTTATCCATAGACAACGAGGAAATCGTGTGTGAAGCCATCACAACGTGGGTGAATCACGACCGAGCACAGCGAGAAATAAGCCTAGCTGATTTGATTGCCCATGTTCGACTTCCCTATTTGCTACCAGCATATCTTGGCAAAGCTTCCAATGATGCTCTACTGAAACAAGTCCATCTCGGCGCGGCAAAGGACAAAATGCTTGAGAGGACAAGGACTTACTATGCCAAGTCCCGAGAGAAAGCGGTGACCAGCTTGTCCGCAGTGAGACCCCGGAACTACACTCAAGTGTTGCTGACTGTTGGCGGTCAAGATGTGGACCTCCAGCCTGCAAACTGCATCTGGTGTTTTGATCCGGTCAAAGAGAAGTGGAGTTATTTGTATGAACTTCCAGATGAACTGTTTGACTGGGACTTGGCTGTTACGTCTCTCGGTACGGACGTCTTCATCGCTGGCAAACGACCTCTCATAAGCTCATTAACGTCCGCATTCCCGGCATGGATTTATAAAGGCGTGAATCAACGTTGGATGAAAGTTTTGCTCCCACAGGGCCTTGAGATGGCAGAGTTTGCTGTGACCTCGGATGGTGTCGGTATCATCTATGTGCTTGGTGGCTACGACTCCAACATGCAGAATCTTGCCACTGTGAGGCGTTACGTAGCCGCCACCAACACATGGGATGAAATAGCTCCCATGTTGATGGCAGTGAGCAATCTGTCAGCCACTATCTGTGAAGGCAAAATCTATGCTATAGGGGGCTACAATGGTGTAGAGGACACCAGTGTCATTCAGTGTTATGATCCGACGCTGGATAAGTGGAGTTACGTCAGGCAGCTACCAATGACAGTCAGAGATGCTGTCGCGCTTACGATAAATGACTCGGTCTACCTGTTGGCAGGCGTGGCAAAGAGCTTGGTGTACCACTATAACCCAAAACTAAACAAATGGAAAGAGCTGGAAGGAATGACGAAAGATGTCTTCATGTACGGGGCCACTGTCTGCAACGGTGATATTTATGCCGTAGGTGGCTACTCGGGAGACTACTTTGACATTGAAGTGAACAAAACCATCCAGATGTACGATGCTGAAGATGATCGGTGGACAGCTACAGAAAGCATGCCCCATGGCTTGCACAGTCTAAGGTGTACAACAATGTATAGATTTGCAGCGTTAGGATCGTGA